In Rhea pennata isolate bPtePen1 chromosome 22, bPtePen1.pri, whole genome shotgun sequence, a single genomic region encodes these proteins:
- the CENPS gene encoding centromere protein S produces the protein MEAAGGEERRLLVQRLKAAVHYTVGCLCQDVAEDKDVRFSKQSVAAISEITFRQCENFAKDLEMFARHAKRSTVTVEDVKLLARRSNSLLKYITQKSEELVSSNMEQKERKKKKSSSAKAGRTSEEQAAAVAESEDSNMA, from the exons atggaggcggcgggcggcgaggagCGGCGGCTGCTCGTCCAG AGGCTGAAGGCTGCGGTCCACTACACCGTCGGCTGCCTGTGCCAGGATGTCGCGGAAGACAAGGACGTGCGGTTCAGCAAGCAAAGCGTTGCAGCGATTTCGGAGATCACCTTCAGGCAGTGCG aaaactTTGCAAAAGACCTTGAAATGTTTGCAAG GCATGCAAAACGAAGCACAGTCACTGTAGAAGATGTGAAACTTTTGGCTAGAAGGAGCAATTCTCTG CTGAAGTATATCACACAGAAGAGCGAAGAACTTGTATCAAGTAACAtggagcaaaaggaaaggaagaaaaagaagtccaGTTCAGCAAAGGCAGGGAGAACTTCTGAGGAACaagcagcagctgtggctgAGAGTGAAGATTCCAACATGGCATGA